In the Clarias gariepinus isolate MV-2021 ecotype Netherlands chromosome 10, CGAR_prim_01v2, whole genome shotgun sequence genome, GGACAGCAGAGGGCGACAACCCAGCACTATTAAGTCGCACTTCGCTAACGTGTCTATCTAAATCCTATTTAATCTTATGTAAATATATCCCATATACTTTTATTTTGATTCgtgatttttataaaaaaaaaaaaagagagagatggagacacAAATATAATATAGCATATAATTCTCTAACTacatatattatactatacaaatatatcatatatactGTCATacgatataatataatataatataatatataaaatatttaaattcacaTTAATATCTGTATATATGATCAGGTGTATTGTACAGGTTCTCCTTATAATGTAGACAACCTGTGCACACAactatattccttttttttatcaaaactgAATGACATTTGGGAATCTGGACATCTAGACAATGATTCAGTTATGACTCTATACACTTTATCACCAaatgtatgtggacacctgagaGTCCTATCTAATTAAATCATCTTATTCCAAAAGTTGATAGACCTCCACTCATGTCAGGATGTTTTCACTTTATGTTGGAGCATGACTGTGGGAATTTCCTCTTATTCAGAGACAGGAGCATTAGTGAGGCTAATAACTGGCATGCAGTCTGTGTTCTAGTTCGTTCTGAAGTGGGCATGAGGTCAGGGTTCTTCTACACCAAGCTTGGCagaccatgtcttcatggaggtTTACgctgtcatgctggaacaggtttgagcCCTTCAGTTCCAGAGCTCCAGTGAAGAAGAATTCTTATTGGTATGATATTCAAAggcattttatacatatatgcaTTACATACATTATTGCTCTCCCAGTTTTGCTGACATCCCAATCTACTTAAATTTACATTAGAAATAAGCATGTGGtagcacagtggcgtagtggtaagGACTTtggcctcgcacctctaggGTTGAGGTTTCTcacagtgcttggtgggttttccaaAAACAGGCagatgaagtgtgtgtatatgtgagtgtctgccctgcgatagattggcaccatgtccatggtgaaccctgcctcatgccctctGCGGATATAGGCACCAGGCAGTCctgatcctgtacaggataagcagtctAGAAGATGAatacataaatgaatgaatgagtgtgtgttatatatTGATTTAAACTTTAATATGCACCATCACTCCAGGTTATTGCAAAGTGAACTACAGGAATCGTAAAAATGTGTAATGCACAGTAAACGGTCAGGATGATGTTCTTTACATGATCTCACTCCAACTTTCCATCTGTATGTTGTTCCTGATTTACACACCAGCCTTCATCCGAATTGCGTTCGTAATTGGCGCGAGTGACGTCATGGCACGTCCGGCCACGCAGCTGCGCGCGCTTCCACACCAAAACTCCGTGACAATAgcgtgcagagagagagagagagagagagagagagagatgactgGGAAGCGCGTGTACTCGGGGATTTGGGGCAGACGCGTGTTGATTGGCGGAGCAGTGAGGAGCAGAGTGTCACACTGTGTGGATGGACCGCACGGCGTGTTAAAAGCTCCAGCACACGGGATCGAGCAGACGGACTGAGAGCATCATTCAGTTTAACGTGTGAGTGAAAAACCCGCTACAGCTGCTGCAGATCTCGGGATGGTGACTGTCCCGGAGACAGGGGTGGACTGTACTACATCATACCTTTAAGtttttaccacacacacacacacacacacagagacaggagcaTTGACCGATCCAGTGTCTGGTCCGTGCGGGATGGCGCGCAGGCTGAGCTCGCTCTTACTGGGGTGTCTGACATGGCAGTTGTGCGCGCTCGGTGCACGCGGAGAGTACTGTCACGGCTGGCTGGACAACAGCGGGAACTACCACGAAGGCTTCCAGTGTCCGGAGCACGTGGACACGGCGGACGCGGCGGTGTGTTGCGGGAGCTGCGCGCTGCGGTACTGCTGTGCGGCCACGGACGCGCGCCTGGACCAGGGCGGCTGCACCAACCACAGGGACAGCGAGCACACGGAATACACACCACGTAAGGCACCTGGGCCGGCATGCACCTGGGCCATGAGCAAAGTCATGCTTTACTGCGCTTTAGGGagttaaaaaaatcagaaatgttcAAGATGTACAACCATACTACCATAGCAGCCTAAAGCAAATGAACAGCAATCTGCTGAATTATCCGAActttttatacatacacacacacacagggtcaggcataataataataataaaaaaaatacacacactttaggaaaagaaaaaaaaacttcaatattttattttaaatatatgaaatatttgAATACTAAATTttctatactttatatatatgatgtataattatactaatataatatacatcatactgtactatctttattttcctgaaatgtgtatacattttcatatttatgtgtatacattttatatatatataaaaactttgCACATGTCCACAATCGATTAAAATGAATTGTCTTTAAGCAGTGGCATAAATAAACCATAATATGTCCATGGCAAAAGGGTTTTCGCATTAAACAAGtccaaaatacaataaaacaagAACATGTAGTCTATTTCATCATATatctaaaaatgaaataaataaaagctataTAGCAGTCTGGTGATGAACTTTCACACTGGATTTGCATAAACAtgccttttcttttctaatcTCTActaatcttattttttattgttttaatttatgaaaatttctttattttataaattaaaaaaaaaaaggtcacccATAATTCTGACACCAGAGCCATTTTAAGCAGGTTGATAATCAAATTCTAGGATATTGCAAGAGTTGgacaaatatttacagaaaGATGGGTAGGACACGCAGAGGTTCCACGATGCCATGATTGAAGGCTGCGATCTGATTTCCAGGATCAGATCGCAGGAGATTTAAGGAGGTAAAGTGATTCTAGAGCCTCGATCAGATTGTGCACAGAGGCACCTGTTTCCATCTGTGATTTATAGGAGCAGCACAAACCAAGGTTGGAAAGCAGATACGCCCTAGTGTCACCACATAcacatgtatatgtgtgtgtgtgtgtgtgtgtgtgcgcgcgagagagagagagagagacagggagaaagaCAATGATTGgacttgaaaaagaaaaagtctatGTTTGTGTCTATACTTTATTCTTCATCATATACACCCAAAACATTCATATcctctttaatattttatctgATCAGTGTTGAAATTCAAAAGAATATATCAactatattctatatatatctataacTATACTTACAGATCTTACAAAGTCCATACACGATTAAACTTGAACAGGACATAATGACTCAGGGGGTTGATATACCAATTCATAGGCTTAAAGAATATGCTTTATTAGTTTCTAtccctaaatatatatattaaatcttAGGTTATAAGTGCATTTAGAAGTGCATCATTATAATTGCTCCTGAGATCAGTGCCTGGCTTCATCACAATATAATCTCCAAAAATACAACAGATCTATCAAGCAAACAAGTAAATTCCAGGATCGATGTAGAAGCTTAGGCATTTCTCAGACATTTTCTGCTTTGTCTCCAATAGCAACCCCTATAACTCCACTTCAATCCAATGCGAAAGTCCAAGGCCGTAACATCAGACGGCAATCTGATGCCGTTACATAAACTTGCCCTGAGGCGAaggaagaaaatatttttttcgcGCTGCTCTGTCATCTTCTGTAACAGTACCCATCAGATGTCTACAACTAGATGTTCTCCTGATAGAAGAGCACAGGTTTCAGGAAAGCACCTAATAAAAAAGggcattatttacttttttgttctttaataagATGGCAAGCGTTCAAAAATAGCAGATAAGTACATGGCCAGATTATGATGCtagaaaaaacactgaaatagaaatgtcaaaatgtttctttttactAGAAAGGCATGCGTAATGTAGTATTTTATAACAATTTTACActtaacataaaaaattttaattgaataattatCTACATTGccataaaacaatgtttttctgATGTGACTCTAGTGTTCTACTACTGTAGATTTCTAAATTTAGCTCTAGAATACCTTTCCCATGATGTCTGaccattcatgttttttctccCCCCCACCTCTCCTCCTTCAGAACCTATCTACATGCCGTTCCTGATGGTCGGCTCCATTTTCGTGGCGTTCGTCGTGATTGGCTCGTTGGTGGCCGTGTACTGTTGTACGTGTTTACGGCCCAAGCAGCCGACACCGCAGCCGATCCGCTTTTCCCTGCGGAGCTGCCAGGGCGAGACCATCCCCATGATCCTGACTGCAGGGACGGTGCCGACTAACCTGCGCGCACCTTCACGCCAGTCCAGCACGGCTACCACCAGCTCCAGCAGTGCCGGCGGGGGCAGCTCTCTGCGCCGCTTCTCTCTGGGCAGATCTGATGCTCTGGGACTCCAGCAGTCTTCACAGCAGCTCCTGTTGGCCTCAGCCTCGTCGGTTTCCACGCCGGTGTCCCTGGCACCGCCTCAGTCCTTACTgcctcctccacctccacctccatACTCGTCTCCGCAGTGCCTGCAGGGCAGCGTCTcctacgtgcacacacaccagCACGGCCACCATCAGAGCCTCCACACGGCTCAGAGCTCCAACCTCCTCCTGTCCCAGCAGTACTTCTTCCCCCTGCAGCCAGAGCCGTTCGGTGGGAGTAAAGGCTTTGCGGATTTCAGCCAGAGCTGATATGGAGCTCAGGATCGAGGAGCAGGAAACTGGAGCTGCTGTAAACTtgtgcgacacacacacacacacacacactctttcctgAGCCTGAACTTGAATACAATATGCAGTGATGCTTCATTTGGTTGAAGCTGAAAAGCTGCTGAAACTCACAGGAGCGAGACAGGCACATAACTACAGAGGAAAGCACAATAATTTTGGCTGGAACTAATGCCAGGGAAAGCACACAGGCCCCTGTTTGCACCTCTTAAGTTATATTCGATCTATGCacttttattgttttctataaatattttttcttcttttttttttatattgtgggATGTACGATAAAGCCAATTTACATGGAACACTCAAGGGGACAACTGATGTTTTTAGAAGAATTATTCTGAACTACTTGTTTATCATCCACTGAATTACTGAATCGGAACAAACCAGGgattaaaataatctttttgaCAATCACAGAAACAATTAAGGTTTACTAGATAAAGAGTGTTAAGTGTGTACTGTACGTCTAAGGTATGTACTTGCGTGTGCTTTATAGAATGAGATCTTTATACTGTTTGTAGTTGCTTGAACAAGGGATGCTGATTGTCTgcgtttttgtgtgtatattttatagCACATCATGTTTGCTCAGCGAAAGAATAGCTACTAACATcgagccata is a window encoding:
- the shisa3 gene encoding protein shisa-3 homolog; its protein translation is MARRLSSLLLGCLTWQLCALGARGEYCHGWLDNSGNYHEGFQCPEHVDTADAAVCCGSCALRYCCAATDARLDQGGCTNHRDSEHTEYTPQPIYMPFLMVGSIFVAFVVIGSLVAVYCCTCLRPKQPTPQPIRFSLRSCQGETIPMILTAGTVPTNLRAPSRQSSTATTSSSSAGGGSSLRRFSLGRSDALGLQQSSQQLLLASASSVSTPVSLAPPQSLLPPPPPPPYSSPQCLQGSVSYVHTHQHGHHQSLHTAQSSNLLLSQQYFFPLQPEPFGGSKGFADFSQS